Below is a genomic region from Methanolobus sediminis.
TAACCATATTTCAGTTCAGGTAACTTATACAATTCTTTAGTCATATTTCCTCCCGGTTTGCAAACTATTGATAGCCAAAGCTCATATCAAAGTCTGCCAACTACTCCCCCTGTATTATTTACAGAGAATCTATATCTTAGACAAATCTGCATGGTATCTCCCCTGATACGCATCTCTGAGCATATTTTAGATTAAATATTATCAGGAATGCAGAATAAAGTCCCTAAAAATAGTATCATGCAGGAACGATATAAACCTATGGCTCTGGAACGCTGATGTTTTATCTGGCATTCTTCTTATCTGCCAGCTCCTCAAACTTATCTGCAAGCCTGTAGGATATATTTGAAAGATAAGCAGTTCCCCAGGTTGCTGCAAGTATCGCTCCTAAAAGATCGAACACAAGGTCCAGCATAGTATCACCAATTCCATGCTGGGCAAGTATGGCATTGTAACCAAGTGTCGATGTGAGTTCGTCACTAAGGAACTCGATAATTTCCCATATTACTCCCATTGCAAGTACGAATATGAGAATAAAAATAAAAAGCACTCTTGGAGGTATGTAGATTTCATCAACGTAGATGTCAATGGCTCTTATCAGGGTATATCCGGCAGCAGCAACCACACTGGCTGAAAGTGCATGGGTTACGTGGTCCCAGTTGTCGATGTAGTTGTAGAATTCAAAAGTTCCGATAGTATGCAGGAAGATAGCCAATGTGAGCCATAGTACCAGTCCTGTGTCCTGCTTGATATGATATTTGCGTGTGATCATATGAGGTACAAAAGTGAGGATAAGTCCGGTTGTTGCATTTATTGTGGTGGACAGGTCCTTTCTGAGAATTCCAAACAGCAGTAGCAGTATTAATCCACCTTGCAGCATTCTGACTGCTAATACTTGTGTTTTGTCAGAAATGCCAAGAAGTCTTCGTATGGGAGCTGGTGGCCTGTGTGTGATATAATCATCAGTTTCTACTGAAATGTGAGTTGGCACGTCAACAAGATATGAATTTCCGGCTGACATGAAATACCACCCGAACAAAACTCCTGCAGCAACTCCGGCTATTGTGGCATAGATGAACTGTTGCATAACGGCATCGTTGATCGCATCAGGTGAAAGACCGCTAAGTAGATAGCTGGTCCCAAGATAGATGTCCAGCAGCCATTCAATAAGATGCCACAGTCCTGATATTGCAAGTGTGGTGACGATAACAAGCAGTATTGCAAACTTGTAGGTCATCTTAACCGAGGTGAACCAGTTGATCTCAGCCGCCAGAAGCAGTGCAATGGTTGCAACTGAAACGTAAAACGGTATACTGGTGGAAAAGAAGTACCATGCAGTTGAACTTCCAACTATTGGCAGGATGACCAGGAAAATAAAATACCATGACGGCATAACTGAGAGTTTACGCATCCTGATGGCAGGTGTTATTATTATACTTATGACAAAAGCGATCAGTATGGTCCACATGAACCTGCCGTAGATGAAGTTACCTATTCCAAGCAGTGCAAGAAGCAGGATCATTGTCCAGCCGACAAATGCATTAAGAGAAGTATTTTTCAGGATTTTGCGGAGTTTGTCTATCTGGACCATAATTGTTTCTTATGATATGTATGAGAATTAGTGGTATTTATTCCTCGGGTATCGGAAGCCCATGCTGTCTCAAAAATGATAGCTTATCCCAGTATCCTCTCTGAAAAACTATCTTATCATTTACGACATGGAAAAATCCACATCCACTAAGTCCAAGAGGATCTTTCCACTCCAGAATTGCCCATTCACCATCCTGAAAAATATTCTCAACTATGCAGACCATTTCAGCTCTTGCAAACTCTTCCTTGAACATCTTTTTGATAGCTTCTTTACCTTCCACCGGTTCTTCTGGTATCTGGTAATTCACGGCTGTCTCGCTGTACATCTCAGCAAGCACGCCTGAATCTGCATTGTTAAAGGCTTCAACCCATTTTTCTATAAGTTCTCTTGAACGCATGTATTCAAATCCTTAACTCTCTGTTCC
It encodes:
- a CDS encoding nuclear transport factor 2 family protein, translating into MRSRELIEKWVEAFNNADSGVLAEMYSETAVNYQIPEEPVEGKEAIKKMFKEEFARAEMVCIVENIFQDGEWAILEWKDPLGLSGCGFFHVVNDKIVFQRGYWDKLSFLRQHGLPIPEE